One stretch of Malus domestica chromosome 14, GDT2T_hap1 DNA includes these proteins:
- the LOC103454831 gene encoding granule-bound starch synthase 1, chloroplastic/amyloplastic, with amino-acid sequence MATVASSHFVSKNSHVNGASGLDTRTNLGQMGMWNQPMTHNGLRSLSNLDMLRMKIRSKAVARQAMRKSEKTESDRCVGNIVCGNGMNLVFVGAEVGPWSKTGGLGDVLGGLPPAMAANGHRVMTVSPRYDQYKDAWDTGVPVEIEVGGRVETVRFFHCYKRGVDRVFVDHPSFLERVWGKTGSKIYGPSAGEDYKDNQFRFSLLCQAALEAPRVLNLNSNKYFSGPYGDEVVFVANDWHTALLPCYLKAIYKPKGIYENAKVVFCIHNIAYQGRFPISDFSVLNLPENLKGSFDFIDGYNKPVKGRKINWMKAGILESDRVVTVSPFYAQELVSGEDKGVELDNIIRKTGITGIVNGMDIQEWNPATDKYLDTKYDNTTVLDAKPLVKEALQAEVGLPVDRNIPVIGFIGRLEEQKGSDILVEAISKFVGEEDVQIIVLGTGKKYMETQIEQLEVKYPGKAVGVAKFNVSLAHMIIGGSDFMLVPSRFEPCGLIQLHAMRYGTVPIVASTGGLVDTVKEGFTGFQMGAFNVECDEVDPADVTAIATTVKRAIATYGTPALNEMIQNCMAQDLSWKGPSKQWEKLLLSLEVGGNEQGLEGEEIAPLAKENIATP; translated from the exons ATGGCAACTGTGGCATCCTCGCACTTTGTGTCAAAGAATTCCCATGTCAATGGAGCTTCGGGGTTAGATACCAGAACAAACTTGGGGCAGATGGGTATGTGGAACCAACCCATGACTCACAACGGGCTAAGATCTTTGAGCAATTTGGATATGCTTAGGATGAAGATCCGTTCCAAAGCGGTTGCTAGGCAAGCCATGAGGAAATCTGAGAAGACTGAGAGTGATCGGTGTGTGGGGAACATTGTATGTGGGAATGGCATGAACTTGGTGTTTGTGGGGGCAGAAGTTGGTCCATGGAGCAAAACTGGTGGTCTTGGTGATGTTCTTGGAGGACTCCCACCGGCAATGGCG GCTAATGGGCACCGTGTTATGACGGTGTCTCCACGCTACGATCAGTACAAAGATGCATGGGACACTGGTGTACCAGTTGAG ATAGAAGTTGGTGGTAGGGTTGAAACTGTTCGCTTCTTCCACTGCTACAAACGCGGAGTTGATCGTGTCTTTGTGGATCACCCATCGTTCCTTGAGAGA GTATGGGGCAAAACTGGATCCAAAATCTATGGCCCGAGTGCAGGAGAGGATTACAAGGACAACCAGTTTCGCTTCAGCTTGTTGTGCCAG GCTGCTTTGGAGGCACCAAGGGTTCTTAACTTGAACAGCAACAAATACTTCTCCGGACCGTATG GTGATGAAGTTGTATTCGTTGCTAATGATTGGCACACTGCTCTTCTTCCCTGCTACTTAAAAGCGATCTACAAACCGAAGGGGATTTACGAAAATGCGAAG GTTGTATTTTGCATCCACAACATAGCTTACCAGGGCAGATTTCCCATTTCGGATTTCTCAGTTCTTAATTTGCCCGAAAACCTTAAGGGTTCTTTCGACTTCATTGACGG GTATAACAAGCCtgtgaaaggaagaaaaatcaaTTGGATGAAGGCCGGAATACTAGAGTCGGACAGAGTTGTAACTGTAAGCCCATTCTATGCACAAGAACTTGTTTCTGGAGAAGACAAAGGTGTGGAATTGGATAACATCATTCGCAAGACCGGCATCACTGGTATCGTGAATGGCATGGACATACAAGAGTGGAATCCGGCCACAGACAAGTACTTAGATACCAAATATGATAACACAACT GTACTGGATGCAAAGCCTCTGGTGAAGGAGGCTCTTCAAGCAGAAGTTGGGTTGCCAGTTGACAGGAACATCCCTGTGATCGGATTCATTGGTAGGCTAGAGGAGCAGAAAGGGTCGGATATTCTAGTAGAAGCTATCTCGAAATTTGTCGGGGAGGAGGACGTGCAGATAATAGTCCTT GGGACCGGAAAAAAGTACATGGAGACGCAGATAGAACAACTAGAAGTCAAATATCCGGGCAAGGCTGTAGGAGTTGCAAAATTCAATGTCTCGCTAGCCCATATGATCATTGGCGGTTCTGATTTTATGTTGGTCCCAAGTAGATTCGAACCCTGCGGCCTCATTCAGTTGCATGCTATGAGATATGGAACG GTGCCTATTGTTGCCTCAACTGGTGGACTAGTCGACACTGTCAAAGAAGGTTTTACTGGATTTCAAATGGGAGCTTTCAACGTCGAA tgtgacGAAGTTGATCCAGCAGATGTAACTGCAATTGCCACTACTGTCAAAAGAGCTATTGCAACTTACGGTACTCCTGCGTTGAATGAGATGATCCAGAACTGCATGGCCCAAGATCTTTCGTGGAAG GGACCTTCAAAACAATGGGAAAAGCTGCTGTTGAGCCTGGAAGTTGGTGGCAACGAACAAGGCCTTGAAGGCGAAGAGATTGCTCCTCTTGCCAAGGAAAATATTGCCACTCCCTAG